GCCGGAGGCGCTCTTCGTCAAGAAAGGCACAGTGCTCGAGGCAGAGAATCCGGAGCTGGATCTCAAAACGACTCTCGTTCTCGAGTACCTGGAATTTCCAATCCTCGCCCGGATCGCAACGAATCAAACAGGGCCAACGAGCTTTTACGCCCTCGTCGGGCCATCCTTCGGTTACGGGGTTCGAGCCCGCGAGCGGATCGAGAGTCTGGGCCAAGAGTCGGAGCGCGAGCTGGACACGATCGCACGGTTCGAAGCGAGCCTGGTCGTAGGCGGCGGCATTCGCGTCCGGTGGCTCTTGGCAGAATGCCGATTCACTCAGGGTGTCACCACAGTCGACGCGGAGCGAACGACCGATTTCAAGAATCGGGGCATCGCCGTTCTCGTGGGTTTCCAATTGTAGCGTGAGGGGCATATGTCGTAGTCGGAAGCTGCCCAGGAGAAATCCTACTCGTGAGAAACGCGCACGAGATGGCTGCGCTGTGGATCACTCCCTGGCTCGGACCGCAGAGTCGTTGGCTCGCGGACTCTCAGTTGGAATCCAGACCTCGACGGCCTCGTGCGATCGGAGTCGTCGAACTGGCATGGGAAGCATCAATCCCACCGTGTCCCCCTCTCGCAAAGTCCGTCGGATAGTGGCGAACCCGTCCCCCAAGGAAAGCGCGATCGGATCTCCGTTCACCTCGA
The window above is part of the Vicinamibacteria bacterium genome. Proteins encoded here:
- a CDS encoding porin family protein gives rise to the protein PAAEAVDFGFKAGIHWATLPRFTGPFGGLGSGSTRNFSVGPLIVFPLAGVVALQPEALFVKKGTVLEAENPELDLKTTLVLEYLEFPILARIATNQTGPTSFYALVGPSFGYGVRARERIESLGQESERELDTIARFEASLVVGGGIRVRWLLAECRFTQGVTTVDAERTTDFKNRGIAVLVGFQL